One Cytobacillus luteolus genomic window carries:
- a CDS encoding DUF5305 family protein, protein MNLETQKSTFKPARKKGFFILVSVWVILLFTTFYTLVTPTTIKQETLENLIQDKTIFSYSVDSKPSTLYPEGGLISPPPKVVIGSITNSIDLSVDKIIVSNEPIQVEGTYKVILKVIAEEIWEKEFNLVEEQEFKTEGINLELINETFKVDPQAIQDFIEQTEKEVKVSGKYSVQVIPVVEGFITYRDNVYALDKEGSVLFNYQSYLFSLQNETLEFDNVSEVMNTIEHLRNFQLFGIQLEWVTLRLALLIITPLLFIPIMLLYRTIKPLGLRQWITTKRDRKKHIDNKYKSHIIQLTEKPDMENMKPLHVPTIDDLIRLADEKELSVFTYKEKKDQSIYFILDGNFTYLFKSSLATSHSSEMEEL, encoded by the coding sequence GTGAACTTAGAAACGCAAAAAAGCACCTTCAAGCCCGCCAGAAAGAAGGGCTTTTTCATTTTGGTTTCAGTCTGGGTTATACTGCTTTTTACCACTTTTTATACTTTAGTAACTCCAACCACAATAAAGCAAGAAACACTAGAAAACCTAATTCAAGACAAAACAATCTTTTCATACTCGGTTGATAGTAAACCAAGCACGCTCTACCCTGAAGGGGGACTTATTTCTCCTCCACCTAAAGTTGTGATTGGTTCAATCACTAATAGCATAGATTTATCAGTTGATAAAATAATTGTATCGAATGAACCTATACAAGTAGAAGGTACATACAAAGTAATATTAAAAGTCATTGCTGAAGAAATATGGGAAAAGGAGTTTAATCTAGTAGAAGAACAAGAGTTTAAAACTGAGGGCATAAATCTTGAGTTAATTAATGAAACTTTTAAGGTTGATCCACAGGCTATTCAAGATTTTATTGAACAAACAGAGAAAGAAGTAAAAGTTAGTGGTAAGTATAGTGTTCAAGTTATCCCAGTTGTTGAAGGTTTTATAACATATCGAGATAATGTCTATGCTTTAGATAAAGAAGGTAGTGTCTTATTTAATTATCAAAGTTATTTATTTAGCCTACAAAATGAAACACTTGAATTTGATAACGTAAGTGAAGTCATGAATACAATAGAACACTTGCGCAACTTTCAGTTATTTGGAATTCAGCTAGAGTGGGTTACGCTAAGATTGGCACTATTGATAATAACTCCACTTCTTTTTATTCCCATTATGTTATTATATCGAACTATTAAACCATTAGGACTACGTCAGTGGATTACTACAAAAAGAGATAGAAAAAAACATATCGACAATAAATATAAATCACATATTATTCAATTAACAGAAAAACCTGATATGGAAAATATGAAACCACTTCACGTTCCAACAATTGATGATTTAATTAGGTTAGCGGATGAAAAGGAACTGTCTGTTTTTACATACAAAGAGAAGAAAGATCAATCTATCTATTTCATATTAGATGGGAATTTTACCTATCTCTTTAAAAGTAGTTTAGCTACCTCTCATTCTAGTGAAATGGAGGAATTATAA
- a CDS encoding DUF1102 domain-containing protein — protein sequence MKKSILMVVALLALSTVMAAFAFSSATIKNDASLTVANTDSSLVALIPASTEAVGSKDGAAFLEDGKLKINLSKGNGANFGVQGDSHYKWENLFTVKNNSKETVEFTITKDGWGYDTKANIYLGAFEKGVKKEFYNRSNGKNGKVTLAPGEESIVYLEIETEKGAKLAERNATLTVNVNAK from the coding sequence ATGAAAAAGAGTATTTTAATGGTAGTAGCACTACTTGCTTTATCAACAGTAATGGCGGCATTTGCATTCTCGAGTGCGACAATTAAGAATGATGCATCATTAACAGTAGCAAATACAGATAGTTCATTAGTGGCTTTAATTCCAGCTAGCACAGAAGCAGTAGGTAGTAAAGATGGAGCAGCATTCCTTGAAGATGGTAAATTAAAGATTAACTTATCAAAAGGCAATGGCGCTAACTTCGGTGTACAAGGTGATAGTCATTACAAGTGGGAAAATTTATTTACTGTAAAAAACAACTCTAAAGAAACTGTTGAATTTACTATTACTAAAGATGGTTGGGGATATGACACAAAAGCAAACATTTATCTTGGTGCTTTTGAAAAAGGTGTAAAGAAAGAATTCTACAACAGAAGTAATGGTAAGAACGGAAAAGTTACATTAGCTCCAGGTGAAGAGTCAATTGTATACCTAGAAATCGAAACTGAAAAAGGTGCAAAGCTAGCAGAAAGAAATGCAACTTTAACAGTTAACGTAAATGCAAAATAA
- a CDS encoding response regulator, translated as MSKVLIIDDHPLVRQGIQTIISMGQNLEFVGEASSIREALSLLEETKPDVALVDLNLGKEYGLDLVKQATERGYKGKFIIVTSSSTKEDIKKAKTGNVDGFCLKDAMPEDLLYAIEVVLRGRKYYDPALMEYMMDNPVTDVDNSLDELTPKELEVLKALGKGMSNKEIAEDLFITEYTVKKHVSQILSKLDLADRTQAALFANAKGIVQFDLHHR; from the coding sequence ATGAGTAAAGTGTTAATAATTGATGATCATCCTCTTGTTAGGCAAGGAATTCAAACAATCATAAGCATGGGGCAAAATTTAGAGTTTGTTGGTGAAGCTTCCTCGATTCGTGAGGCATTATCTCTATTAGAAGAGACTAAGCCAGATGTAGCTTTAGTAGATCTTAACCTAGGTAAAGAGTATGGACTAGATCTAGTAAAACAAGCTACAGAAAGAGGATATAAAGGGAAGTTCATTATTGTAACTTCTTCCTCCACAAAGGAAGATATTAAAAAAGCTAAAACCGGAAATGTTGATGGTTTCTGTTTAAAGGATGCAATGCCTGAAGACTTATTATATGCCATTGAAGTTGTATTAAGGGGTAGAAAATATTATGATCCAGCGTTAATGGAATATATGATGGATAATCCGGTTACGGATGTGGACAATAGTTTAGATGAACTTACCCCTAAGGAATTAGAAGTTTTAAAAGCACTTGGAAAAGGAATGTCTAATAAAGAAATTGCAGAGGACTTATTTATTACAGAATATACAGTGAAAAAACATGTCAGCCAAATCCTTTCTAAATTGGATTTAGCTGATCGAACGCAAGCTGCACTATTTGCTAATGCTAAGGGGATAGTACAATTTGATTTACATCATAGGTAA
- a CDS encoding signal peptidase I produces MRKQLKLTYNLIFYSIFFIIITASIGSQLLNRPIIFSVIQSNSMYPLFERGDMAFVSGVAKNDTISIGDIYIFRSKEGDLRDKGWIFHRVIEGDDSTGYITKGDNNDYTDQSYGGNIPIEREWIVSKAITIGNTPLVLPKIGYITLWLGEWIKKLQTNPMTLPILVIIITFLIAVSELIKKPKKKKKKEKLGSEYLYIFGGLTISVLLAGTMLSTTQIYKLPYEISKKSEGVIMGSDVGIIKLGEPKTIALKEIHHPGAFPLTVTFTSKDPQIKINPRVIRMKKGDRVLPELTVQSSVEGQFASTVHIGYFLPLLPKSLIYQLASINYWFALAIVSLLPGIPIMMYPLFDKKVRRNWAKQIRRSTRRMKKRLPMM; encoded by the coding sequence TTGAGGAAGCAATTAAAGCTAACATATAATTTAATTTTCTATTCAATTTTTTTCATAATAATCACAGCCTCCATTGGATCTCAACTCCTTAACCGTCCTATCATTTTTAGTGTTATTCAATCCAATTCCATGTATCCATTATTCGAACGTGGAGATATGGCTTTTGTGTCAGGTGTAGCTAAAAATGATACAATCAGCATTGGTGACATATATATATTCCGCTCAAAGGAAGGCGATCTCCGCGATAAGGGCTGGATTTTTCATAGAGTCATTGAAGGGGACGACAGTACCGGCTATATTACTAAAGGAGATAATAATGATTATACTGACCAATCTTATGGTGGGAATATACCAATAGAAAGAGAGTGGATTGTAAGTAAAGCTATTACAATTGGAAATACCCCTTTAGTATTACCTAAAATCGGTTATATCACCTTATGGCTTGGGGAATGGATAAAGAAACTTCAGACTAATCCGATGACTCTTCCTATTTTAGTTATCATTATAACATTTTTAATTGCTGTATCTGAGCTTATTAAAAAGCCAAAGAAGAAAAAGAAGAAAGAAAAATTGGGATCCGAATATCTTTATATTTTCGGTGGCTTAACAATTTCTGTATTACTAGCAGGAACAATGCTTTCTACGACACAAATTTATAAACTACCATACGAAATATCAAAAAAGTCTGAAGGTGTTATAATGGGTAGTGATGTAGGTATAATTAAACTAGGAGAACCCAAAACAATAGCTCTAAAGGAGATTCATCATCCAGGTGCATTCCCATTAACTGTTACGTTTACATCAAAAGACCCTCAGATAAAAATTAACCCACGTGTAATTCGGATGAAAAAAGGGGATAGAGTATTACCAGAGTTAACTGTTCAGTCATCAGTAGAAGGACAATTTGCTTCTACCGTACATATAGGTTATTTCTTACCTTTACTCCCTAAATCGTTAATATATCAATTAGCATCTATAAATTACTGGTTTGCTTTAGCAATAGTTTCACTACTACCAGGTATTCCAATCATGATGTACCCGCTCTTCGATAAGAAAGTCAGACGAAATTGGGCAAAACAAATCCGCCGGAGTACACGGCGGATGAAGAAAAGGTTACCTATGATGTAA